One stretch of Jiangella gansuensis DSM 44835 DNA includes these proteins:
- a CDS encoding S9 family peptidase encodes MAVPRVIDVEELFADPEFSGASISPDGKRLAHLAPWSGRTNVWVRGIDEEHEAAVCVTHDARRGIKTYYWTDDSRWLLYLQDTDGNEDWHLYRVDLDAPDEPAVDLTPLPPGSRVMDVSPLSSLPGTVVVSMNQRHMFVDAFRVDIATGETTLHRENPESAGHFLFGRAGEVFYSRIAEVGVWEFSTVDEETGELRPFHRAGGPEYPMGIYPAHVTADGKGLLVGAYQGTDDLRLVRVDAGTGAETVVAAMDGHSLCTMGYVSRTYPPTLFTSRRTGEVLAARFVGERPELLVLDPHFADVYAELSKLSDGVLAAVSSDESEQRWVATFAHDREPGLTYYYDHGTRESRLLFRPYPRLDPAELAPMTSVAFPARDGLPLHAFLTLPVGVEPAGLPLILKVHGGPWCHDSWGFDPQIQFLANRGYAVLQVNFRGSSGYGAKHISAAIKEFAGAMHDDLIDAANWAVEQRYADPERIGIYGGSYGGYSALVGVTVTPDFFAAAVDYVGISSLPNFMRTLPEFLKPLIGNSWYRYVGDPEDPADEADMLTRSPITMVDRIRTPLLVVQGANDSRVVKEEADNIVGALRAQGVTVEYIVADDEGHGFQNPENLITMFHAMDRFFAEHLGGRSS; translated from the coding sequence ATGGCCGTACCGAGGGTGATCGACGTCGAGGAGCTGTTCGCGGACCCGGAGTTCTCCGGCGCGTCGATCTCGCCCGACGGGAAGCGCCTCGCCCACCTGGCGCCGTGGAGCGGGCGGACGAACGTCTGGGTCCGCGGCATCGACGAGGAGCACGAGGCCGCCGTGTGCGTCACGCACGACGCGCGACGCGGCATCAAGACCTACTACTGGACCGACGACTCGCGCTGGCTGCTGTACCTGCAGGACACCGACGGCAACGAGGACTGGCACCTGTATCGGGTGGATCTCGACGCGCCGGACGAGCCCGCCGTCGACCTGACGCCGCTGCCGCCGGGATCGCGGGTCATGGACGTGTCGCCGCTGTCGTCGCTGCCGGGCACGGTCGTGGTGTCGATGAACCAGCGGCACATGTTCGTCGACGCGTTCCGCGTCGACATCGCCACCGGCGAGACGACCCTGCACCGGGAGAACCCCGAGTCCGCGGGGCACTTCCTGTTCGGCCGCGCCGGAGAGGTCTTCTACTCGCGGATCGCCGAGGTCGGCGTGTGGGAGTTCTCCACGGTCGACGAGGAGACGGGCGAGCTGCGCCCGTTCCACCGGGCCGGCGGCCCGGAGTACCCGATGGGGATCTACCCGGCGCACGTCACGGCCGACGGCAAGGGCCTGCTCGTCGGCGCCTACCAGGGCACCGACGACCTGCGCCTGGTCCGGGTCGACGCCGGGACCGGCGCCGAGACCGTGGTCGCGGCGATGGACGGGCACAGCCTCTGCACCATGGGCTACGTCTCGCGCACCTATCCGCCCACCCTGTTCACCAGCCGGCGCACCGGCGAGGTCCTGGCCGCGCGGTTCGTGGGCGAGCGCCCGGAGCTCCTGGTGCTCGACCCGCACTTCGCGGACGTGTACGCGGAGCTGTCCAAGCTGTCCGACGGCGTGCTGGCGGCGGTCTCGTCGGACGAGTCGGAACAGCGCTGGGTCGCGACGTTCGCGCACGACCGGGAACCGGGCCTCACCTACTACTACGACCACGGCACGCGGGAGAGCCGGCTGCTGTTCCGGCCCTACCCGCGGCTGGACCCGGCGGAGCTGGCGCCGATGACGTCTGTCGCGTTCCCGGCTCGGGACGGGCTGCCGCTGCACGCGTTCCTCACCCTGCCGGTCGGCGTCGAGCCCGCCGGCCTGCCGCTGATCCTGAAGGTGCACGGCGGGCCCTGGTGCCACGACTCGTGGGGCTTCGACCCGCAGATCCAGTTCCTGGCCAACCGCGGCTACGCCGTGCTCCAGGTCAACTTCCGCGGCTCGTCCGGCTACGGCGCGAAGCACATCAGCGCCGCGATCAAGGAGTTCGCCGGCGCGATGCACGACGACCTGATCGACGCCGCGAACTGGGCCGTCGAGCAGCGTTACGCCGACCCGGAGCGCATCGGGATCTACGGCGGCTCGTACGGTGGTTACTCGGCGCTCGTCGGCGTCACGGTCACTCCGGACTTCTTCGCCGCGGCGGTCGACTACGTCGGCATCTCGAGCCTGCCGAACTTCATGCGCACTCTGCCGGAGTTCCTGAAGCCGCTCATCGGCAACAGCTGGTACCGCTACGTCGGCGACCCCGAGGACCCGGCGGACGAGGCCGACATGCTCACCCGGTCGCCGATCACCATGGTCGACCGCATCCGCACCCCGCTGCTCGTCGTCCAGGGCGCCAACGATTCCCGGGTCGTCAAGGAGGAGGCCGACAACATCGTCGGCGCCCTCCGCGCGCAAGGGGTCACGGTTGAGTACATCGTCGCCGACGACGAGGGTCACGGGTTCCAGAACCCCGAGAACCTGATCACCATGTTTCACGCCATGGACCGCTTCTTCGCCGAGCACCTCGGCGGGCGGTCGTCATGA
- a CDS encoding GMC family oxidoreductase, translated as MTDPVYDVIVVGAGSAGAALAGRLTEDDGRRVLVLEAGPDYRSADAVPEIRSIEPMIVMPTANLLKTHMFAELLAARTPVQDRLPYARGRGVGGSSAVNGLFAIRATVEDFDGWAAQGCAGWGYDDVLPLLRRLENDLDFGDEPYHGSDGPIPVTRPRHEEFAAVDAAVDQVARRLGHPWAPDHNAPGSTGVSPYALNSFGTVRVSTNDGYLEPARDRPGLHVVGDALVDRILFTGNRVSGVRAVVAGEPVEYRAAEVVVSAGAIHSPAVLLRSGIGPAGELRDAGVAPIADLPVGRGLQDHPSIALGLGLHQEIDYRGVPMRGQVCVRFTTGVGGEVNDAMIAVTGALGLGVPAAGVVGWVNRVSSTGSVRLASTDPATDPVVDLGLLSHPDDLRRFRAVTDELRSFAAQPELRAIASAMSLSGLGSVSADPAETMTDDEFERFALAAVSDTVHASGTCRMGAPDDPEVVVDPHGRVLGVDGLRVADASILPWVTRANTNLTAILVGEKVAASMREEATSQ; from the coding sequence GTGACCGATCCCGTGTACGACGTCATCGTCGTCGGCGCCGGTTCCGCGGGCGCGGCGCTGGCCGGCCGGCTGACCGAGGACGACGGCCGCCGGGTGCTCGTCCTGGAGGCCGGCCCGGACTACCGGTCGGCCGACGCGGTCCCTGAGATCCGCAGCATCGAGCCGATGATCGTCATGCCGACCGCGAACCTGCTGAAGACCCACATGTTCGCGGAGCTGCTGGCGGCACGGACGCCCGTGCAGGACCGGCTGCCATACGCGCGCGGACGCGGCGTGGGCGGCAGCTCCGCGGTCAACGGGCTCTTCGCGATCCGGGCGACCGTCGAGGACTTCGACGGCTGGGCCGCGCAGGGCTGCGCCGGCTGGGGCTACGACGACGTCCTGCCGCTGCTGCGCCGGCTCGAGAACGACCTGGACTTCGGCGACGAGCCGTACCACGGCAGCGACGGGCCGATCCCGGTTACGCGTCCGCGGCACGAGGAGTTCGCCGCCGTCGACGCCGCCGTCGACCAGGTCGCCCGGCGGCTGGGCCACCCGTGGGCGCCGGACCACAACGCGCCGGGCTCGACCGGGGTGTCGCCCTACGCGCTCAACAGCTTCGGCACTGTCCGGGTCTCGACGAACGACGGGTACCTCGAGCCGGCGCGTGACCGTCCGGGCCTGCACGTGGTGGGCGACGCGCTGGTCGACCGGATCCTGTTCACCGGGAACCGCGTGAGCGGCGTGCGTGCCGTCGTCGCGGGTGAGCCGGTCGAGTACCGGGCCGCCGAGGTCGTCGTGTCCGCCGGCGCCATCCACTCGCCGGCGGTCCTGCTGCGCTCGGGCATCGGCCCGGCCGGTGAGCTGCGCGACGCCGGCGTCGCGCCGATCGCGGACCTGCCCGTCGGGCGCGGCCTGCAGGACCACCCGAGCATCGCGCTGGGCCTCGGCCTGCACCAGGAGATCGACTACCGCGGTGTGCCAATGCGCGGCCAGGTTTGCGTGCGGTTCACCACCGGCGTCGGGGGCGAGGTCAACGACGCCATGATCGCGGTGACCGGCGCGCTGGGCCTCGGCGTGCCGGCCGCCGGTGTCGTCGGGTGGGTTAACCGGGTCAGCTCCACCGGATCGGTCCGGCTGGCCTCCACCGACCCGGCCACCGACCCGGTGGTCGACCTCGGCCTGCTGTCCCATCCCGACGACCTGCGCAGATTCCGCGCCGTGACCGACGAGCTGCGGTCCTTCGCCGCACAGCCGGAGCTGAGGGCCATCGCGTCGGCGATGAGCCTCAGCGGGCTCGGCTCGGTGAGCGCCGATCCCGCCGAGACCATGACCGACGACGAGTTCGAGCGGTTCGCCCTCGCCGCCGTGTCCGACACGGTGCACGCGAGCGGGACGTGCCGCATGGGCGCGCCGGACGACCCGGAGGTCGTGGTCGACCCGCACGGCCGCGTGCTCGGCGTCGACGGGCTGCGGGTGGCCGACGCGAGCATCCTCCCGTGGGTGACCCGGGCGAACACCAACCTGACCGCGATCCTCGTCGGCGAGAAGGTCGCGGCATCGATGCGCGAGGAGGCCACCTCACAGTGA
- a CDS encoding aldehyde dehydrogenase family protein — protein MSDHDCTIRELVGATSAIPADTLDPVLTDADTGRELHPQRASSAASVDAALGAAWAAHSDGTWFGLPREERAAALRALGGELQARVTDIARADAQDTGVSQATITAFAGAVALLLDAGAAQIEEGFGHAEQATSAGASDQWRLPWGPAAVFLPWNAPANLAMVKTADALTAGCPVIIKPSEWAPHFTGIFAEAVQATLPAGVVQIVHGGSAVGASLVSDERVAAVSYTGGVAGGTAVAQACAAQLKPVDLELSGNNPAVVLPGEDPATVAEHVVTAMLTLNAQYCVAPRRLIVPEAEAQEYVTAFATILDAVTIGGTADPATQLGPLAHEPHRRRVEEQLAQFAARGCEVRRYGKVPESEGHFVAPAVVLADGAPDLREEIFGPALLVRTYRDLDEAVTIANDHSYGLAGYVFASDRDAARAVGRRLRAGLVRLNSPYGPPDSDPVMGMWGSSGVGQIGSGQGPQFFTGARFVG, from the coding sequence GTGAGCGATCACGACTGCACGATCCGGGAACTGGTCGGCGCGACGTCGGCGATCCCGGCGGACACCCTGGACCCGGTCCTGACCGACGCCGACACCGGACGGGAGCTGCACCCGCAACGGGCCAGCTCCGCCGCGAGCGTCGACGCGGCCCTGGGCGCCGCGTGGGCCGCGCACAGCGACGGAACCTGGTTCGGGCTGCCGCGCGAGGAACGCGCCGCGGCCCTGCGAGCCCTGGGCGGCGAGCTGCAGGCCCGCGTCACCGACATCGCCCGGGCCGACGCCCAGGACACGGGGGTGTCGCAGGCGACGATCACCGCGTTCGCGGGCGCCGTGGCCCTGCTCCTGGACGCCGGCGCCGCGCAGATCGAGGAGGGGTTCGGCCACGCCGAGCAGGCCACGTCGGCCGGTGCGAGCGACCAGTGGCGGCTCCCGTGGGGCCCGGCCGCGGTGTTCCTCCCGTGGAACGCCCCGGCCAACCTGGCGATGGTCAAGACCGCCGACGCCCTGACGGCCGGCTGCCCGGTGATCATCAAGCCGTCGGAGTGGGCGCCGCACTTCACCGGGATCTTCGCCGAGGCGGTCCAGGCGACCCTGCCCGCGGGTGTCGTGCAGATCGTCCACGGCGGCAGCGCGGTCGGCGCCTCCCTGGTCAGCGACGAGCGCGTCGCCGCCGTCTCCTACACCGGCGGGGTGGCCGGTGGCACCGCCGTGGCGCAGGCCTGCGCGGCGCAGCTCAAACCCGTCGACCTCGAGCTGTCCGGCAACAACCCGGCCGTGGTGCTTCCGGGCGAGGACCCGGCGACGGTGGCCGAGCACGTCGTCACGGCGATGTTGACGCTGAACGCTCAGTACTGCGTCGCGCCGCGACGACTCATCGTCCCCGAGGCCGAGGCGCAGGAATACGTGACCGCGTTCGCGACCATCCTCGACGCGGTGACCATCGGTGGCACGGCCGACCCCGCCACCCAGCTGGGTCCGCTGGCACACGAGCCGCATCGCCGCCGGGTCGAGGAGCAGCTCGCTCAGTTCGCCGCGCGTGGCTGCGAGGTACGCCGATACGGGAAGGTGCCGGAGTCCGAAGGTCACTTCGTGGCGCCGGCCGTGGTGCTCGCCGACGGCGCCCCGGACCTCCGCGAGGAGATCTTCGGACCTGCGCTGCTGGTCCGGACGTATCGGGACCTCGACGAGGCGGTCACCATCGCCAACGACCACTCCTACGGTCTGGCCGGCTACGTGTTCGCCAGTGATCGCGACGCCGCTCGGGCCGTGGGCCGCCGGTTGCGCGCCGGTCTGGTGCGGTTGAACTCGCCCTACGGCCCGCCCGACTCCGACCCGGTGATGGGCATGTGGGGCAGTAGCGGTGTCGGGCAGATCGGATCAGGGCAGGGGCCGCAGTTCTTCACCGGCGCACGCTTCGTCGGATGA
- a CDS encoding S9 family peptidase, whose translation MTTDLAARYAKAEALLPHNLKKLVDAPRVSPVWIRDTETFWYRIATADGARFFFVDAVAGTKQPVFDHARLAKSLSGVIDDEVDPAALPFVAIDLVDGAVQVVVGGQRIEISLETYMATVVGPAHPAEVRSPDGRWSVGARDHNLYVRDTATDEERWLTTDGVESYSYGSTNDAVASLVMQENLGFTLPPQVVWSPDSTRFVTHRLDQRGVELMHLVRSTPADGGRPTPMSYHYPMVGDETIATAEFFVFDVATGKATRSTCGPIPTPFVPTIAYGFVWWNDDGTKIYWVWGDRGDKTSRVRELDPQTGADTVLVEETSQTQILYAPHHHERNVTVLDTGEVLLWSERSGWGHLYLHGPEGAVTTVTSGDWLVRRIVSVDEQARRVFFTAAGREPGTDIYLQQLYSVSLNGGEVTAITSDGLDHDCLPSRSGRFFVDVTSRIDVPAVSVLRDGTTGEVVMDLEQADASALYAAGWTPPERVVVKAADGATDIYCAIYTPFDFDPSQRYPVLDEIYAGPQVSTTPLRFPLSGGALTGSRNGHVFAALGFAVVAVDARGTALRHKAFQDHERLHGAGQYVDDHVAAITQLAETRPWMDLDRVGIFGHSGGGLGSTRALLQAPDFFKVAVSSAGDHDDKTYHAWWGEKFFGRPDEFDYEAHSNASLAGNLKGKLFLVHGEMDDNVTPHLTMRLVDALIAANKDFDLLIVPNAEHSLMVHQEYWLRRRWDYLVRHLMGETPPAYRIADIPLDAELLASLGASPFR comes from the coding sequence ATGACCACCGATCTTGCGGCCCGCTATGCCAAGGCCGAGGCGCTACTGCCGCACAACCTGAAGAAGCTGGTCGACGCGCCGCGGGTGAGTCCGGTCTGGATCCGGGACACCGAGACGTTCTGGTACCGGATTGCCACTGCCGACGGCGCCCGCTTCTTCTTCGTCGACGCGGTGGCCGGCACGAAGCAGCCCGTGTTCGACCACGCCCGTCTGGCGAAGTCGCTGAGCGGTGTCATCGACGACGAGGTCGATCCGGCAGCGCTTCCGTTCGTCGCGATCGACCTCGTCGACGGGGCGGTCCAGGTCGTCGTCGGCGGGCAGCGCATCGAGATCTCGCTCGAGACGTACATGGCGACCGTCGTCGGCCCGGCCCACCCGGCCGAGGTCCGGTCTCCCGACGGGCGCTGGTCCGTGGGCGCGCGCGACCACAATCTGTACGTACGCGACACGGCGACCGACGAGGAGCGGTGGCTCACCACCGACGGAGTCGAGTCCTACTCATACGGCTCGACGAACGACGCGGTCGCGTCCCTGGTGATGCAGGAGAACCTCGGCTTCACTCTCCCGCCGCAGGTGGTGTGGTCTCCGGACTCGACCCGGTTCGTCACCCACCGGCTCGATCAGCGCGGCGTCGAGCTCATGCACCTGGTCCGTTCCACGCCGGCGGACGGCGGACGTCCCACGCCGATGAGCTATCACTACCCGATGGTCGGGGACGAGACGATCGCCACGGCCGAGTTCTTCGTCTTCGACGTGGCGACGGGGAAGGCGACGCGATCGACGTGCGGACCGATCCCGACTCCGTTCGTGCCGACGATCGCCTACGGATTCGTCTGGTGGAACGACGACGGCACCAAGATCTACTGGGTGTGGGGTGATCGTGGCGACAAGACGTCGAGGGTCCGCGAGCTCGACCCGCAGACCGGGGCGGACACCGTGCTCGTGGAGGAGACCAGCCAGACCCAGATCCTGTACGCGCCCCATCACCACGAACGCAACGTCACCGTCCTGGATACGGGGGAGGTGCTGCTGTGGTCCGAGCGCAGCGGCTGGGGCCACCTGTACCTGCACGGCCCTGAAGGCGCCGTCACGACGGTCACCTCCGGTGACTGGCTGGTCCGCAGGATCGTCAGCGTCGACGAGCAGGCCCGACGAGTCTTCTTCACCGCGGCCGGTCGTGAGCCCGGTACCGACATCTACCTGCAGCAGCTCTACTCGGTGTCGCTGAACGGTGGCGAGGTCACGGCCATCACCTCCGACGGACTCGACCACGACTGTCTGCCGTCGAGGTCCGGGAGGTTCTTCGTCGACGTCACGTCCCGGATCGACGTCCCCGCCGTGTCGGTGCTGCGCGACGGGACCACCGGCGAGGTGGTGATGGACCTCGAGCAGGCGGACGCGTCGGCTCTCTACGCCGCCGGCTGGACACCGCCGGAACGCGTCGTGGTCAAGGCGGCCGACGGCGCGACCGACATCTACTGCGCCATCTACACGCCGTTCGACTTCGACCCGTCGCAGCGGTACCCCGTCCTCGACGAGATCTACGCCGGCCCGCAGGTGTCGACCACGCCGCTGCGGTTCCCACTGTCGGGCGGCGCCCTGACCGGCTCCCGCAACGGGCACGTGTTCGCCGCACTCGGCTTCGCTGTCGTCGCCGTCGACGCACGGGGGACCGCGCTGCGGCACAAGGCGTTCCAGGATCATGAGCGCCTGCACGGCGCCGGCCAGTACGTCGACGACCATGTCGCGGCGATCACGCAGCTCGCCGAGACCCGGCCGTGGATGGATCTGGATCGGGTCGGCATCTTCGGCCACTCCGGCGGCGGACTCGGGTCCACCAGGGCGCTGCTGCAGGCTCCCGACTTCTTCAAGGTCGCGGTCTCGTCCGCCGGCGACCACGACGACAAGACCTACCACGCGTGGTGGGGAGAGAAGTTCTTCGGACGGCCCGACGAGTTCGACTATGAGGCCCATTCCAACGCCTCGCTCGCCGGCAACCTGAAGGGCAAGCTCTTCCTGGTGCACGGCGAGATGGACGACAACGTCACGCCGCATCTGACGATGCGGCTGGTGGACGCGTTGATCGCGGCGAACAAGGACTTCGACCTGCTCATCGTCCCGAACGCCGAGCACTCCCTGATGGTGCATCAGGAGTACTGGCTCCGGCGGCGCTGGGACTACCTCGTCCGTCACCTCATGGGCGAGACGCCCCCGGCGTACCGCATCGCGGACATCCCGCTCGATGCCGAGCTCCTGGCCTCCCTGGGCGCCTCGCCCTTCCGGTGA
- a CDS encoding GntR family transcriptional regulator, with protein sequence MPAFAEIPKREGLRVSVARALREAIVSGEMEPGTVYSAPSLGQRFGISATPVREALLDLLGEGLVSAVPNRGFRVAEVSDQDLDEITDLRLLLEPPAIRRVTASIPGRDVPALRGLAQETAGRASAGDLVGYHHADRRFHLRLLGYAGNQRLVDLVSRLCDQTRLAVLAPLAEHGALVAGGAQHLELVDLIEAGDGAAAEALMEHHLVHP encoded by the coding sequence ATGCCGGCCTTCGCCGAGATCCCCAAGAGGGAGGGCCTGCGGGTGAGCGTCGCCCGTGCCCTGCGCGAGGCCATCGTCTCCGGCGAGATGGAGCCCGGCACGGTGTACTCCGCGCCGAGTCTCGGGCAGCGCTTCGGCATCTCCGCGACGCCGGTGCGCGAGGCGCTGCTCGACCTGCTCGGCGAGGGGCTGGTGTCGGCGGTGCCGAACAGGGGGTTTCGCGTGGCCGAGGTGTCGGACCAGGACCTCGACGAGATCACCGACCTGCGGCTGCTGTTGGAGCCCCCCGCCATACGCCGCGTGACCGCGTCGATCCCCGGCCGGGACGTCCCCGCCCTGCGCGGCCTCGCCCAGGAGACCGCCGGCCGGGCGAGCGCCGGCGACCTGGTCGGCTACCACCATGCCGACCGGCGCTTCCACCTCAGGCTCCTCGGCTACGCAGGCAACCAGCGCCTCGTCGACCTGGTGTCCCGGCTCTGCGACCAGACGCGCCTGGCTGTCCTCGCCCCGCTCGCCGAGCACGGCGCGCTCGTGGCCGGCGGGGCACAGCACCTCGAGCTCGTCGACCTGATCGAGGCGGGCGACGGCGCGGCCGCCGAGGCGCTGATGGAACATCACCTCGTGCACCCGTAG
- a CDS encoding SDR family oxidoreductase yields the protein MTSDTTAAPGATVLTGASALITGAASGIGAAAARQLAAAGARVVVADLQAGKGSTLADEIGGVFVEVDVTRTEQVQAAVERAVELAPLRAVVCSAGFAPAQRTIGRDGEFASAHDLELYTKVLGVNLIGTFDTIRLAATAMSRNEPDADGARGAIVAFASVAAFDGQIGQAAYSSSKGGIVGLTLPVTRDLSVSGIRLNTIAPGLVDTPIYGVGEKAEEFKARLGQSVLFPKRLGLPDELARMVVECLTNPYMNGSVVRVDGGVRLPPK from the coding sequence ATGACCAGTGACACCACCGCCGCACCCGGCGCCACGGTGCTGACGGGCGCGTCCGCGCTCATCACCGGCGCCGCTTCGGGGATCGGCGCGGCCGCGGCCCGGCAGCTCGCAGCGGCCGGCGCGCGGGTCGTCGTCGCCGACCTGCAGGCCGGTAAGGGCAGCACTCTGGCCGACGAGATCGGCGGCGTCTTCGTCGAGGTCGACGTAACCCGCACCGAGCAGGTCCAAGCCGCGGTCGAACGGGCCGTCGAGCTCGCGCCGCTGCGCGCGGTGGTCTGCTCGGCCGGCTTCGCGCCGGCGCAGCGGACCATTGGCCGCGACGGTGAGTTCGCCTCGGCCCACGACCTCGAGCTGTACACCAAGGTCCTCGGGGTGAACCTGATCGGCACCTTCGACACGATCCGCCTCGCCGCCACCGCGATGAGCCGCAACGAGCCCGACGCCGACGGCGCGCGCGGCGCGATCGTGGCGTTCGCCAGCGTGGCTGCGTTCGACGGGCAGATCGGCCAGGCCGCGTACTCGTCCTCCAAGGGCGGCATCGTGGGTCTCACGCTCCCCGTAACCCGCGACCTGTCGGTCAGCGGGATCCGCCTCAACACCATCGCACCGGGTCTCGTCGACACCCCGATCTACGGTGTGGGTGAGAAGGCCGAGGAGTTCAAGGCGCGGCTGGGCCAGTCGGTGCTCTTCCCCAAGCGGCTCGGCCTTCCCGACGAGCTCGCCCGCATGGTGGTGGAGTGCCTGACGAACCCGTACATGAACGGGTCGGTGGTCCGCGTCGACGGCGGCGTTCGGCTCCCCCCGAAGTAG
- a CDS encoding CocE/NonD family hydrolase, which produces MRYGTLGGAPFGASTLDRPPRDVFDAYRQVDLKAPRSFEAGIPMRDGVELAATVHLPAAEVLPAPAIVRGTPYDKGAGMPQDVSRKVGAGYVHVRYDVRGRGKSEGLWHPFTITEAQDGHDVVEWVAAQDWCDGAVGAEGLSYDGWTTMATISQNPPHLRAATPFSAAGRWQQEIPYTFGCFQLFFVWWWAGVRRRIMDSSIDVPALFDLLPVQAMGDALDTAGPGWAEWMEHDALDDLWRGRRFDGAYTFDVPTLHVTGWHDREDIQAAFHHYEQMMAHSPARDRQWLLVGPWSHVSSYYPTSTYKGIEYPGGTVDMAGIQLRFFDRFLRGEDNGVDDEPRVQIYDPGAKSWQIRPAWTGGTRKLSLYLGDDASLGAAPGAAGSQSYDYDPMAPNGLSVDLENLPLEPDLDLAELEAQPGVVSWTSAPFDDPVTIRGWGEAELWASTDGEDTEWHVKLADVDERGRALCVAWGCLRASHRIDLAAPEAVTPGAVERYSIELTPMFHTIRPGHRIRMVLASSEFPWFARNLNTFEPIATQAEPRVAHNSVFHGGDRPSRIRLEIES; this is translated from the coding sequence ATGAGGTACGGGACCCTCGGAGGTGCGCCGTTCGGAGCGTCGACCCTGGACCGCCCGCCACGCGACGTCTTCGACGCCTACCGGCAGGTCGACCTGAAGGCGCCGCGATCGTTCGAGGCCGGCATCCCGATGCGCGACGGAGTCGAGCTCGCGGCCACCGTGCACCTGCCGGCGGCTGAGGTCCTGCCCGCGCCCGCGATCGTGCGCGGGACCCCGTACGACAAGGGCGCTGGGATGCCGCAGGACGTCAGCCGGAAGGTCGGCGCCGGCTACGTGCACGTCCGGTACGACGTGCGCGGGCGCGGCAAGTCCGAGGGCCTTTGGCACCCGTTCACCATCACCGAGGCGCAGGACGGGCACGATGTCGTCGAGTGGGTCGCGGCGCAGGACTGGTGCGACGGCGCGGTCGGCGCCGAAGGGCTGAGCTACGACGGGTGGACCACCATGGCCACCATCAGCCAGAACCCGCCGCACCTGCGGGCGGCCACTCCGTTCTCCGCGGCCGGCCGGTGGCAGCAGGAGATCCCGTACACGTTCGGGTGCTTCCAGCTGTTCTTCGTGTGGTGGTGGGCGGGGGTCCGGCGCCGGATCATGGACTCCAGCATCGACGTGCCCGCCTTGTTCGACCTGCTGCCGGTCCAGGCGATGGGCGACGCCCTCGACACCGCCGGGCCGGGGTGGGCGGAGTGGATGGAGCACGACGCCCTCGACGACCTGTGGCGCGGCCGCCGCTTCGACGGCGCCTACACCTTCGACGTCCCGACCCTGCACGTCACCGGCTGGCACGACCGCGAGGACATCCAGGCCGCGTTCCACCACTACGAGCAGATGATGGCGCACTCGCCCGCCCGCGACCGGCAGTGGCTGCTCGTCGGGCCGTGGAGCCACGTGTCCTCGTACTACCCGACCAGCACGTACAAGGGCATCGAGTACCCCGGCGGGACGGTCGACATGGCCGGCATCCAGCTGCGCTTCTTCGACCGGTTCCTGCGCGGCGAGGACAACGGCGTCGACGACGAGCCGCGGGTGCAGATCTACGACCCCGGCGCCAAGTCGTGGCAGATCCGGCCGGCCTGGACCGGCGGCACCCGGAAGCTGAGCCTGTACCTGGGTGACGACGCCTCGCTCGGTGCTGCCCCCGGCGCAGCGGGGTCGCAGAGCTACGACTACGACCCGATGGCGCCCAACGGCCTGAGCGTCGACCTGGAGAACCTGCCGCTCGAGCCGGACCTGGACCTCGCCGAGCTCGAGGCGCAGCCCGGCGTCGTGTCCTGGACCAGCGCGCCGTTCGACGACCCCGTGACGATCCGCGGCTGGGGCGAGGCCGAGCTGTGGGCATCCACCGACGGCGAGGACACGGAGTGGCACGTGAAGCTCGCCGACGTCGACGAGCGCGGCCGGGCACTGTGCGTCGCCTGGGGTTGTCTGCGTGCGTCGCACCGCATCGACCTGGCGGCGCCGGAGGCCGTCACGCCGGGCGCGGTCGAGCGGTACTCGATCGAGCTCACCCCGATGTTCCACACGATCCGGCCGGGCCACCGGATCCGGATGGTGCTCGCCAGCTCGGAGTTCCCCTGGTTCGCCCGGAACCTCAACACGTTCGAGCCGATCGCCACCCAGGCCGAACCACGCGTGGCACACAACAGCGTCTTCCACGGCGGCGATCGCCCGTCGCGGATCCGATTGGAGATCGAGTCATGA